The Streptomyces sp. NBC_01268 genome segment TCGCCGTACGGTCCCTCGCGCAGCACGGTCGGCGGCACCAGGCCCCAGCCGGTGGCCTCGGAGAGCTCATAGGCGGCGACCTCGCGACGGGCCAGGTTTCCGTCGGGGAAGTCCCAGAGCGGGCGCTCCCCCATGACCGGCTTGTAGACGCAGTCCCTCTGCTCGCCCTCGTACGCGACGGAGCAGAACAGCACGGCGTTGGAGGCCTCGCGGACCTGGCCGCGGACGGTCAGCTCCCCCCGGCTGAGCAGGTCCACGACATCGGGGGTCCGGTCACCGCTCATGCGCCGCGCCGGTATCCGTTCTGGCGCGGGCAGACATGGCCCTCGGGGTCCAGCGGCAGGCTGCACAGGGGGCACGGCGGACGTCCGGCGTTGACGACGTCGAGGGCCCGCTTGGCGAAGGCCCTGGCCTGGGCTCCGCTGAGCCGGACGCGCAGCATCGGCGGGCCGTTCTCCTCGTCCTGGAGCAGCCGCTCCTCGGCCGCGGCGAGGTCCTCCTCGGAGTCCGCGTCGAGTTCGACGAGCGCCTGCGCCTCGACGATCATCCGCTGCTCCTCGCCGTCCCAGGCGAGCGCCATGGTGCCGACCCTGAACTCCTCCTCGACGGGGGTGTCCAGCGGCGCGGTGTCGGCGATCTCGGCCGGGGCGACGGCGGGGACGGGCGCGTTGCCCCCGGTGCGGCGGACGACCTCGTCGAGGAGCTCGTCGATGCGCTCGGCGAGGGCCGCCACCTGGGTCTTCTCCAGGGCGACGCTGGTGACGCGGCCGGCCGCGGACGCCTGGAGGAAGAACGTACGGCGGCCAGGCAGCCCGACCGTACCGGCCACGAAACGCTCCGGTGGGTCGTAGAGGAACACCTGACGGGACACGTTCCTGACTCCCTTGAGTCTCGACTGTGGTGCTGTCGTGGGCTGCTGTGGTGCCGCGCGGTGGTGCTACGGCGGCGCGTCCACCCTACTGCGCGGAAGGATCACGGTGCGCCCGCACCGCCCCCGACCTCCGCCGCCCCGCTGTCGCCGGGCGTCTCGCGCGGGGTGAGGGCGGCGAGGTCCCCGGTGTCGCCGAGGCGGACGAGGAAGGGGCGCAGCCGGGTGTAGCGGATGACCGTCAGGGAGCAGGGGTCGACGTGGATCCGCTGGAAGAGGTCGAGGTGGAGTCCGAGGGCGTCGGCCACGATCGACTTGATGATGTCGCCGTGCGAGCACATCGCGTAGACGGCGTCCTCGCCGTGCTCGGCCTCGATCCGGGCGTTCCAGTCGCGGACGGCGTCCACGGCGCGCGCCTGCATGCCGCGCATGGACTCGCCGCCGGGGAAGGCGGCGGCCGAGGCGTGCGCCTGGACGACCTCCATCAGCGGCTCGTCGGAGAGTTCGGCCAGCTTGCGGCCCGACCAGTCGCCGTAGTCGCACTCGCTGATCCGCTCCTCGGTGTGCAGGGCGAGTCCGGGGCGGGCGTCGAGGAGCGGCTGCACGGTCTCCCGGCAGCGCTGCAGCGGGCTGGAGACGACCGCGGCGAGCGGCACGCCCGTGAGGCGCCCGGGGAGCGCGGCGGCCTGCTCGGCGCCGCGTTCGTCGAGCGCGATGCCGGGCATCCGTCCGGCGAGCACCCCGGAGGTGTTGGCGGTGGAACGTCCGTGCCGGACGAGGATCAGCGTGGCCATGTCGGCCAGCGTACGGGCGCGGAAGGGAGGACGGGTGCGCGAAGCCCGACCTCGGGGGAGAATACGGCCCGTGATCGTGGATTCAGCCATCTACCGGGACGGGCGCAGGACGGACGGCCCCGCCGACCTGTCCGACGCGCTGGACGAGGCGCGGGCGGCCGGGGACGCGTTCCTGTGGGTGGGGCTGCACGAGCCGACGGAGGCGGAGTTCGACCATGTCTCCCGGGAGTTCGCGCTGCACCCGCTGGCCGTGGAGGACGCCCTGAAGGCACATCAGCGGCCCAAGCTGGAGGTCTACGACGACTCGCTGTTCGCGGTGCTCAAGCCCGTGGTGTACGAGCCGGAGAGCGACCGGGTCAGCACGGACGAGCTGATGGTCTTCATCGGCGACTCCTTCGTGGTGACCGTGCGGCACGGCGAGGGCGCCCCGCTGGCGGCGGTCCGCAAGCGCCTGGAGGCGGAGCCGGAGGTGCTCCGGCACGGGCCGACCGCGGTGCTCTACGCGATCAGCGACGCGGTCGTGGACCACTACCTCGACGTCGCCGCGGAGCTCCAGGTCGACCTGGAGGAGCTGGAGGCCGACGTCTTCGCGCCCGCGGGCGCGAGCCCGGCGCGGACGGCGGAGCGGATCTACACCGCCAAGCGGCAGGTCCTGGAGTTCCGCCGGGCCTCCGTGCCGCTGTCGGGCCCGATGGCCCGGCTCGCGACGGGCGCGGTGCCCTTCGTCCACGACAAGGCGGTGCCGTTCTTCCGGGACGTCAACGACCACCTGCTGCGCGCCAACGAGCTCGTGGAGGGCCTCGACCGGCTGCTCTCGGACGTGCTGTCCGCGCATCTGGCGCAGATGGGCGTGCGGCAGAACGACGACATGCGGAAGATCTCCGCGTGGGCGGCGATGGCCGCGGTGCCCACGATGGTCGCGGGCGTCTACGGCATGAACTTCGACCACATGCCGGAGCTGCACTGGGTGTGGTCCTACCCGGCGGTGCTCCTCCTGATGGCGGGGATCGTGGTGGGTCTGTACCGGCTGTTCAAGCGGCGCGGCTGGATGTGAGCCGGGGCCCCGGCGGTCCGCGGAGAGCCCCCGGGATCCTCCGCGCCCTGGGGGTGCGGCTCGTCCGTGGTTCAGAGGGCGGGGACCGGGACCATGGGGCCGCCGAGGGCGTCGCGGCGCTCCGGCATCCTGAGGTCGACCATCTTGTGCCACCCGGCGGCGCGCTCGTACGCGTAGACGCCGTGGATGCCGGCGGCGAGCGTGGCGGCCTTGGCCTTCGGCCAGCCCAGGATGCGCCCCATGTGCCGCATCACCGCGAGGCTGACGTCCCGGTAGACCTGGATCTCGGCGAGCGCGGACTCGCGCAGGATGCTCTGGATGAGCCGCCCGTGCCCCTCGTAGTTGAGGCGGAGCAGCTCCTCGTGGCAGTAGGCGAGGTGGTTGTCCTCGTCGTTGCAGATCATCCTGATCGCCTTGCCGAGGTCGGGGTGGTCCCCGAAGTAGCGGACGAGCAGCTGCATCTGGGCGGCCGCGCGTTCCTCGGTGACCCGGCTGTGCGCGAGGTAGACCACGATGTCCCGCTCCGTGAGGGGTTCGTCGCGGCGCAGCTTGTCGTGGGCGAGGCCGATGCCACGGCGTTCGAGCAGCATCGTGTAGTCGGTGTCGGGCGGTACGGGGACGGGGTCGAGGCCGCGCTTCCTCATCAACGCGTGGAAGATGCGGCCGTGCTTGTCCTCGTCGGCGCCGTGCCGGGTGATCTTGGGGGCCAGCTCCCGCATCCCGGGGGCGACGAGAGCCGCGATCCGCGCGTTCTCCCAGCCTCCCTGGGCCTCGCCGCTGGCGGCGATGGAGCAGAAGAGCTGGAAGGACTCGTCGTCGTCGATGATTTCCTGGAACAGGCTCTTGGCCGTCAGCATGGCTGCCACCTCCCGTGGAGTACGAGTCAAGTGGGCCGTGCGCGGTCGGGCAACAGGAGGGCCGC includes the following:
- a CDS encoding DUF3090 domain-containing protein — its product is MSRQVFLYDPPERFVAGTVGLPGRRTFFLQASAAGRVTSVALEKTQVAALAERIDELLDEVVRRTGGNAPVPAVAPAEIADTAPLDTPVEEEFRVGTMALAWDGEEQRMIVEAQALVELDADSEEDLAAAEERLLQDEENGPPMLRVRLSGAQARAFAKRALDVVNAGRPPCPLCSLPLDPEGHVCPRQNGYRRGA
- a CDS encoding histidine phosphatase family protein; protein product: MATLILVRHGRSTANTSGVLAGRMPGIALDERGAEQAAALPGRLTGVPLAAVVSSPLQRCRETVQPLLDARPGLALHTEERISECDYGDWSGRKLAELSDEPLMEVVQAHASAAAFPGGESMRGMQARAVDAVRDWNARIEAEHGEDAVYAMCSHGDIIKSIVADALGLHLDLFQRIHVDPCSLTVIRYTRLRPFLVRLGDTGDLAALTPRETPGDSGAAEVGGGAGAP
- the corA gene encoding magnesium/cobalt transporter CorA, with amino-acid sequence MRPVIVDSAIYRDGRRTDGPADLSDALDEARAAGDAFLWVGLHEPTEAEFDHVSREFALHPLAVEDALKAHQRPKLEVYDDSLFAVLKPVVYEPESDRVSTDELMVFIGDSFVVTVRHGEGAPLAAVRKRLEAEPEVLRHGPTAVLYAISDAVVDHYLDVAAELQVDLEELEADVFAPAGASPARTAERIYTAKRQVLEFRRASVPLSGPMARLATGAVPFVHDKAVPFFRDVNDHLLRANELVEGLDRLLSDVLSAHLAQMGVRQNDDMRKISAWAAMAAVPTMVAGVYGMNFDHMPELHWVWSYPAVLLLMAGIVVGLYRLFKRRGWM
- a CDS encoding ferritin-like domain-containing protein, which gives rise to MLTAKSLFQEIIDDDESFQLFCSIAASGEAQGGWENARIAALVAPGMRELAPKITRHGADEDKHGRIFHALMRKRGLDPVPVPPDTDYTMLLERRGIGLAHDKLRRDEPLTERDIVVYLAHSRVTEERAAAQMQLLVRYFGDHPDLGKAIRMICNDEDNHLAYCHEELLRLNYEGHGRLIQSILRESALAEIQVYRDVSLAVMRHMGRILGWPKAKAATLAAGIHGVYAYERAAGWHKMVDLRMPERRDALGGPMVPVPAL